One segment of Nocardia farcinica DNA contains the following:
- a CDS encoding tRNA adenosine deaminase-associated protein, producing MAAQRSGTNRATSEDYDDVEGFAVAVVREEGKWRCSPLSRAALTDLSAAEHELKALRSSGAVFGLLDVDDEFFIVLRPAPSGTRMLVSDATAAIDYDIAADVLDALNIEIPDIDPDELDDIEPWEEGDLGVLADLGLPEPVLSVILAETDLYPDEQLGMIAQRLGFANELSAVLDKLPR from the coding sequence ATGGCAGCACAGCGCTCGGGCACGAACAGGGCGACGTCGGAAGATTACGACGACGTGGAAGGGTTCGCAGTGGCCGTGGTCCGCGAAGAAGGCAAATGGCGGTGTAGTCCGCTCAGCCGGGCGGCGCTCACCGACCTGTCCGCCGCGGAGCACGAGCTGAAGGCTTTGCGCAGCTCCGGTGCGGTGTTCGGCTTGCTGGACGTCGATGACGAGTTCTTCATCGTGCTCCGGCCCGCGCCGAGCGGCACCAGGATGCTGGTGTCGGACGCGACGGCCGCGATCGATTACGACATCGCCGCCGACGTCCTCGACGCGTTGAATATCGAAATTCCCGATATCGACCCCGACGAACTCGACGACATCGAACCCTGGGAAGAGGGCGATCTCGGCGTGCTCGCCGACCTCGGCCTGCCCGAACCGGTACTCAGTGTCATCCTCGCCGAAACCGACCTCTATCCCGACGAGCAGCTCGGCATGATCGCCCAGCGGCTCGGCTTCGCCAACGAACTGTCCGCGGTGCTGGACAAGCTGCCGCGGTGA
- a CDS encoding prephenate dehydrogenase, producing MTGDANAPVCVLGTGLIGGSLLRAARAAGYPAFGYNRSSAGVLAARGDGFDVADDLPAVLRRAAREDALIVVAVPMPAVDHLLADIATFAPECVLTDVVSVKGPVAEAVARHGLSARYVGGHPMAGTAESGWAATDPELFRGAVWAVGVDEGTRAEPWRRVVRLALACGSTVVPVTAAEHDRAVARISHLPHVLAEALAVAGAAGGPLALGLAAGSFRDGTRVAGTAPDLVRAICEPNAAALLDVLEETLTVLGAARDSLRADGTLGELVDAGHDGHTDYRTVRRWEITDVRPGEHDWLARLREAGLRGGVLTALD from the coding sequence GTGACTGGCGACGCGAATGCACCCGTGTGTGTCCTCGGTACCGGCCTGATCGGCGGTTCCCTGCTGCGCGCCGCCCGGGCGGCCGGCTATCCGGCTTTCGGGTACAACCGCTCATCGGCGGGGGTACTGGCCGCGCGCGGTGACGGATTCGACGTCGCCGACGATCTGCCGGCGGTGTTGCGGCGGGCCGCGCGGGAGGATGCGCTGATCGTCGTCGCGGTGCCGATGCCCGCGGTCGATCACCTGCTCGCCGACATCGCCACCTTCGCCCCCGAGTGCGTGCTCACCGATGTGGTGAGCGTCAAGGGTCCGGTCGCGGAAGCCGTGGCGCGGCACGGGCTTTCGGCCCGCTACGTGGGCGGGCACCCGATGGCGGGCACGGCGGAGTCGGGGTGGGCGGCAACCGATCCGGAGCTGTTCCGTGGCGCGGTGTGGGCGGTGGGCGTCGACGAGGGCACCCGCGCCGAGCCGTGGCGGCGGGTGGTGCGGCTGGCGCTGGCCTGCGGGTCGACGGTGGTGCCGGTGACCGCGGCCGAGCACGACCGCGCCGTCGCCCGGATCTCGCATCTGCCGCACGTGCTCGCCGAGGCGCTGGCGGTGGCGGGGGCCGCGGGTGGCCCGCTGGCGCTGGGTTTGGCGGCGGGCTCGTTCCGCGACGGCACCCGGGTGGCGGGCACCGCGCCCGACCTGGTGCGCGCCATCTGCGAACCGAACGCCGCGGCCCTGCTCGACGTGCTGGAGGAAACGCTGACCGTGCTCGGCGCCGCCCGCGACAGCCTGCGCGCCGACGGCACGCTGGGCGAACTGGTCGACGCCGGCCACGACGGCCACACCGACTACCGCACGGTGCGCCGCTGGGAGATCACCGACGTGCGTCCCGGCGAGCACGACTGGCTGGCCCGGCTGCGCGAGGCGGGGTTGCGCGGCGGCGTGCTCACCGCACTGGACTGA
- a CDS encoding DNA cytosine methyltransferase, whose amino-acid sequence MVGLFAGIGGLELGLAAHGWTCELLCEIDPGAQAVLGARFPDTDLHADITALRAVPAGTELVAAGFPCQDLSQAGRTAGITGLRSGLVDEVFRLVRRKRGPRWLLIENVPFMLQLGRGAAMRHITTALEDLGYTWAYRVVDARAFGLPQRRQRVLMLASRTEDPRPVLFGEDAGEAVVGDPDRDPCGFYWTEGVRGLGWAVNAVPTLKGGSGLGIASPPAVRLPSGEIVTPGIVDGERLQGFAADWTAPAVTVPGIRQGHRWKLIGNAVSVRMADWVGARLAAPLEPIPHDVPLAPGTPWPSAAWGRAGSAYRVPVSTWPVRAPYEDLKNFLTDSRLLSARATAGFLRRASRGSLRFPDGFLEDVASHLDRMGGWAA is encoded by the coding sequence ATGGTGGGGTTGTTCGCCGGGATCGGCGGGCTCGAACTCGGCCTCGCCGCGCACGGCTGGACCTGCGAGCTGCTCTGTGAGATCGATCCCGGCGCGCAGGCCGTACTCGGCGCCCGTTTCCCCGACACCGACCTGCACGCCGACATCACCGCCCTGCGCGCCGTGCCCGCGGGCACCGAGCTGGTCGCGGCGGGTTTTCCCTGCCAGGACCTGTCGCAGGCCGGGCGCACCGCGGGCATCACCGGGTTGCGCTCGGGCCTGGTCGACGAGGTGTTCCGGCTGGTGCGGCGCAAGCGGGGACCGCGCTGGCTGTTGATCGAGAACGTCCCGTTCATGCTGCAACTCGGCCGCGGTGCCGCCATGCGCCACATCACCACCGCGCTCGAGGATCTCGGCTACACCTGGGCCTACCGGGTGGTGGACGCGCGCGCCTTCGGACTGCCACAGCGGCGTCAGCGGGTGCTCATGCTCGCCTCGCGCACCGAGGATCCGCGGCCGGTGCTGTTCGGCGAGGACGCGGGCGAGGCCGTCGTCGGTGACCCGGACCGCGACCCGTGCGGTTTCTACTGGACCGAGGGCGTGCGCGGACTGGGGTGGGCGGTGAACGCCGTGCCGACGCTGAAGGGTGGCTCGGGCCTCGGCATCGCCAGCCCACCCGCGGTGCGGCTGCCCTCCGGGGAGATCGTCACGCCGGGCATCGTGGACGGCGAACGGTTGCAGGGCTTCGCCGCGGACTGGACCGCGCCCGCGGTCACCGTGCCCGGCATCCGCCAGGGGCACCGGTGGAAACTGATCGGCAACGCGGTCAGCGTGCGGATGGCCGACTGGGTGGGCGCGCGGCTGGCCGCACCCCTCGAACCGATCCCCCACGACGTGCCGCTCGCCCCGGGCACCCCGTGGCCGAGCGCCGCGTGGGGCCGGGCAGGCAGCGCCTACCGGGTGCCGGTGTCGACCTGGCCGGTGCGGGCGCCGTACGAGGACCTGAAGAACTTCCTCACCGACTCCCGTCTGCTCTCCGCG
- a CDS encoding putative glycolipid-binding domain-containing protein translates to MESVRVTLNGNRIRAAGRMIGGDCDEHPAFSASYDLVTDENGVTKRLSLRTTTAAGERHASIARDEEDYWLVDAGNSHVRSTFGGALDVDVVLSPFFNTLPIRRFGLQHAVDEVVVPVVYVRLPDLLVQEASLTYSSGADGISVLSPVSSATVTVDPDGFLLDYPGLAERI, encoded by the coding sequence ATGGAGTCGGTGCGTGTGACGCTGAACGGCAACCGTATCCGTGCCGCGGGCCGGATGATCGGCGGCGACTGCGACGAGCATCCCGCCTTCAGCGCCTCCTACGACCTGGTCACCGACGAGAACGGCGTGACCAAACGGCTGTCGCTGCGCACCACCACCGCCGCCGGTGAGCGGCACGCCTCCATCGCCCGCGACGAGGAGGACTACTGGCTGGTCGACGCGGGCAACAGCCACGTGCGTTCCACCTTCGGCGGTGCGTTGGACGTCGACGTGGTGCTCAGCCCGTTCTTCAACACGCTACCGATCCGCCGGTTCGGCCTGCAGCACGCGGTCGACGAAGTGGTGGTGCCGGTGGTGTATGTCCGGTTGCCCGACCTGCTCGTGCAGGAGGCGTCGCTCACCTACAGCAGCGGCGCCGACGGCATCAGCGTGCTGTCCCCGGTCTCCAGCGCGACGGTCACCGTCGACCCGGACGGTTTCCTGCTCGACTACCCGGGCCTGGCCGAGCGCATCTGA